A single window of Leptolyngbya ohadii IS1 DNA harbors:
- a CDS encoding VanW family protein has translation MREVPVPPIAYPSTGQMLAFRFKATLFQLRRSLVNVLHPVRRYRPTENLNNEAVIAESVTPLWTSHEAIERNLIAGKIQNLRIAARTIDGIEIPANSVFSFWAQVGCPTAAKGYVSGRELRQGCVIPSVGGGLCQLSNALYSAALDAELEIVERHAHTQIIPGSLAEMGRDATVFWNYVDLRFRTSTALRIEASLTQDALVVRFKGQPALLKSHETEKADPSRPIAKSKSCQTCGVTSCSRSIKQPLPVDEFPIAYLLDEYWTEFDQWIQQNIQQKIQPDRKSTDLLAIPIDGKQWRKANYAWNTAGFSQIKQAYSVTLQRSIASRRLATQGASRQQILLKYDRQLANFYAAQLSSKILHCVVMQNLLPFLWQDGHLGGRSFDVLMTRLPLFVLQERLDRAYQNHPESPTLNDFRVDLTLLEAERQALASARFIVTPHSEIAALFPEKSVLLDWQIPQHQTPPNPGNAILFPASTLGRKGAYELRQAAQNLGLTLRILGQELEGQNFWHGVSVERFRSDQDDRSPKDPLAGVGLVVLPAYVEHRPRLLLRAIAAGIPVIVSEACGLGNLEGVITVPTGDAAALQKAIVSF, from the coding sequence ATGCGCGAAGTTCCTGTGCCTCCGATCGCTTATCCTTCCACCGGGCAAATGTTGGCTTTTCGCTTCAAGGCAACCCTGTTTCAGCTTCGCCGCAGTTTGGTTAATGTCCTGCATCCTGTTCGACGGTATCGCCCCACAGAGAATCTAAACAATGAGGCAGTGATTGCGGAATCCGTTACGCCGTTGTGGACATCCCATGAGGCGATCGAACGGAATCTGATTGCCGGAAAGATTCAGAATTTGAGAATCGCCGCACGCACCATTGACGGCATTGAAATTCCAGCGAATTCCGTCTTTAGTTTTTGGGCACAGGTGGGTTGCCCAACGGCGGCAAAAGGGTATGTAAGCGGTCGAGAACTGCGGCAGGGCTGCGTCATCCCCAGTGTGGGCGGTGGTTTGTGCCAGCTTTCTAATGCGCTCTACAGTGCTGCGCTGGATGCCGAACTGGAGATTGTCGAACGTCATGCCCACACGCAAATTATTCCCGGCTCTCTGGCAGAAATGGGGCGCGATGCCACCGTGTTTTGGAACTATGTTGACCTGAGATTCAGGACATCGACTGCCCTGCGAATTGAGGCAAGCCTTACCCAGGATGCTCTGGTCGTCCGGTTCAAAGGTCAGCCTGCTCTGCTCAAATCCCACGAAACGGAGAAGGCTGATCCCTCTCGCCCGATCGCCAAATCGAAAAGTTGTCAAACCTGCGGTGTCACATCTTGCAGCCGAAGCATCAAACAACCGCTGCCCGTCGATGAATTTCCGATCGCCTATCTCCTCGATGAGTATTGGACAGAGTTCGACCAATGGATTCAGCAGAACATTCAGCAAAAAATTCAGCCCGACCGCAAATCCACCGACCTGCTCGCCATCCCGATCGACGGGAAACAGTGGCGAAAGGCAAACTATGCCTGGAATACGGCAGGATTTAGCCAGATCAAACAGGCGTATTCCGTCACGCTCCAGCGATCGATCGCCTCCCGTCGTCTGGCTACACAAGGGGCTTCTCGTCAGCAGATATTACTGAAATACGATCGCCAGCTTGCCAACTTCTATGCCGCGCAGTTAAGTTCCAAAATTCTGCACTGTGTGGTTATGCAAAACCTGCTGCCTTTCCTCTGGCAGGACGGACATCTGGGCGGCAGAAGCTTCGATGTGCTGATGACTCGCTTACCGCTATTTGTCCTGCAAGAACGGCTCGATCGGGCGTATCAAAACCATCCTGAAAGTCCAACGTTGAATGATTTTCGAGTCGATCTCACGCTGCTAGAAGCGGAACGTCAGGCGTTGGCATCTGCGCGATTCATCGTCACCCCCCACAGCGAAATTGCGGCGCTGTTTCCCGAAAAGTCCGTTTTGCTCGACTGGCAGATTCCTCAGCATCAAACCCCTCCCAACCCCGGCAATGCCATCCTGTTTCCGGCTTCCACGCTGGGACGCAAAGGCGCGTATGAACTGCGGCAAGCTGCCCAAAATCTGGGTCTGACGCTGCGAATTTTAGGACAGGAATTGGAGGGGCAGAACTTTTGGCATGGGGTTTCCGTAGAGCGATTCCGTTCCGATCAGGACGATCGATCTCCCAAAGATCCTTTAGCGGGAGTTGGTTTGGTTGTCCTACCTGCCTATGTCGAGCATCGCCCAAGGCTACTGCTTCGCGCCATTGCCGCTGGAATTCCCGTAATCGTCTCCGAAGCCTGCGGACTGGGAAATCTTGAAGGCGTGATTACCGTTCCCACGGGAGATGCGGCTGCTCTACAAAAGGCGATCGTTTCCTTTTAG